One candidate division WOR-3 bacterium genomic window, GCCGCCGACATATGCCTTTTGATACCAGCGTCCCATGTCCCGCGACCGCCCCGAACCAACCCAGCACCCGGCGTAATGGTTGTTCTGAAACTGACTATTCCAGTTGACAAAACCCATTCCGGCAAAACCCGGGTCCGAATCGCCCCACTCGCGCTGAACTTCTACTCCTGGAGTTAAGGTTGCTGAAACCAATGTGCCCCGGTTGTAAAAAGCCGGACCGGCATAGGCGCTGATATACTGACCGCGCCAGGTCGTATAACCCGGTCCATTCATATTGAACTCCGGCTGAATCTGCCGGTAGACAAAGTTGCCAACAAGGGAACGGGAACGATACCCAACTTCAGTTGACAACGCCCAGTCAAAACTGTCACCCCACTGACTTCCGGCAAGGAAAATTCGGCTATCTAACCCTCCTTTACGCAAGATGCCGTCAATCGCCCCACCGTGATTGGAATAGATTGGGTTGTCTTTACCCGCATAGAGCAACCCGACCTCCGAGTTGCCCAGAACCTGACGCCGGAGCGCCAGGACCGAGTACAGACTCGTTGGTTCATCCTGACAAACACCGGTAACCGCCGCCAGCGCGCCGATTTGTCCAAAAGCGAACCGGTCGGTGTACTTGACCCCTCCTAAAATTGGTACCACGGCACCGCTGGATAGCGGCTTGCCAATGCGCCGGGAGTAAAACAACTTTATCGGCTGACTGCTGCCCCCAAAGGTTTCTACCGCCTCGGTGAAAAACGGCCGGCGCTCACTGAGCCACAGCTCATACCGGGACAGATTCACCTGATACGGGTCGGCTTCAATCTGAGCAAAATCGGGCAATGCGGTCAGTTGAATGCTGGCACTGGCTGTTGGAAAGTAGGCACCGTCAAAACCCAGTGCCCCTTGCAACCGGTCTTCCCATCCTGTTGCCTCCTGCCCGGTCTTCTCCTGACGCACCAGACCCACCGGGTACAGTTCAAGATGCAACCCCTGGTGGGCAGGTTTGATCCCCTTGAGCCGTCCCATTCTTGACACCTTGAACCCGGTCCGCTCATGCTCTGCCCAGAAAGCCATCTCACCTTTCCCAACAAATCGCCGGGCAAAGTCGATACCCCACTCATCGGCACTCGGATAATAACGGAGTGTCTTAAACGGAATCACCATCTCCACCCCATAACCCCAGGAAAAACGCTGTACCGCGGACCACCAGACACCTTCCCAGGATTCAAACACTGCGCCGTCAGCAATTCCCCGGTAACTTGACTCCACGCCGTTAAAATCGACGCTAAAACTGTAACAGGTGGTGCGGTCGCGAAATGTGTCAAGGCGCAAGCGTACCCCATCGGCATCTTCGCTCAACCGGTCGTGAACCTGCGTCATATCCGAAACCGCACACCGAAACGCCACATAGATATTTTCTTCATCATAAAGCAAATAAACGGTTGTCGCTTCACTTGCCGGCTTTCCCGCTTCGGGTCTCTGCTGGACAAAACCGTAAGCCGAATCTGCTCTGGTCCAGAGCTCTTCGAGGACGCCGTCGATAACCGGTCGGGTTGTTGTGTACCGTGCCTCCAGGACCCGCTCGGCACCCAACGCCCCGCCCAAAATAACCGCTGAAGAACACAGGACGCTGAAAACGCAAATGAAAAAATGCGTCGCGCGTGGACCGATTAACTTGCGCATTATTGAATTGCTTGCCTACCGCACTATCTATCTGTATTTACTGATTTAATCTAAAACTTTCCCCGAGCAGGGTTGCTATCACCCGCCCGCGCAACTTCTTTCCTAACCAGGGGGTGTTGTGGGAGCGGGAAACAATCTTCTCTTCGGTGAGAATCCAGGTCGCCTCCGTGTCAAGGACAACAAGGTTCGCCTCCGCCTCCGGCACAATCCGCGGTGGCTCAACACCCAGAATCTGTGCCGGCACAACCGTCAACCGGGCAATCAGTTCGGGCAGGGTAAGCGTTTTTTTCACAACCAGCGTCTCGTAAAGAACACTGAAAGCGGTCTCAAATCCAATTATGCCGCTCGCTGCGGCGCTAAACTCCTTATCTTTGTCTTCCGGAGAATGGGGCGCATGGTCGGTGGCAATCGCATCGATCGTACCATCAATCAACGCCCGGACAAGTGCCTTTCGGTCCGCTTCGCTCCGCAAGGGCGGATTAACCTTGTAATTGGTATCAAACTGATTGAGCTGTTCAACGGTCAGTGCTAAGTAGTGGGGACAGGTTTCGGCAGTGACCGCAATGCCCCGTGCCTTTGCCCAGCGCAGCACCTCAACCGTCTCCGCACTGGAAACATGACAGATGTGCAGTCGGGCGTGCGTCAGATGGGCAAGGAGAATGTCCCGCATCGCGGCAATCGCCTCGCCAACACCGGGCGCTCCGGCTAACCCCAAACGGGTGCTAACCACTCCTTCATCCGCCAGTTCTGAAACCAGTTCCGGTACCTCACAGTGGGACATCACCAGTAAGTCAAAAGTCTTGGCATACTCCAGAATCCGGCGAAACAACCCAACATCACTCACCCAGGAACC contains:
- a CDS encoding carbohydrate binding family 9 domain-containing protein; protein product: MGGALGAERVLEARYTTTRPVIDGVLEELWTRADSAYGFVQQRPEAGKPASEATTVYLLYDEENIYVAFRCAVSDMTQVHDRLSEDADGVRLRLDTFRDRTTCYSFSVDFNGVESSYRGIADGAVFESWEGVWWSAVQRFSWGYGVEMVIPFKTLRYYPSADEWGIDFARRFVGKGEMAFWAEHERTGFKVSRMGRLKGIKPAHQGLHLELYPVGLVRQEKTGQEATGWEDRLQGALGFDGAYFPTASASIQLTALPDFAQIEADPYQVNLSRYELWLSERRPFFTEAVETFGGSSQPIKLFYSRRIGKPLSSGAVVPILGGVKYTDRFAFGQIGALAAVTGVCQDEPTSLYSVLALRRQVLGNSEVGLLYAGKDNPIYSNHGGAIDGILRKGGLDSRIFLAGSQWGDSFDWALSTEVGYRSRSLVGNFVYRQIQPEFNMNGPGYTTWRGQYISAYAGPAFYNRGTLVSATLTPGVEVQREWGDSDPGFAGMGFVNWNSQFQNNHYAGCWVGSGRSRDMGRWYQKAYVGGYAGTDESKAISFNLWFNYESRSANYRREVIAPTAEGGWAIKARIGDRLVTTLSNSVVAEADSGGRFDLPRDATMIIRPYAEYSFSAKSSLRLSGELVRGYDSQLTSFWNTWSLFGLYTWQFRPRSHFYFAVNWSRDAAGGLKLIQVVKLRYLFNI
- a CDS encoding dihydroorotase; this encodes MSRRLFTGGRVIDPLKGTVRVADVLIEDGRIKAVGRNLRAADAEKIDCRNRYLAPGFIDLHCHLRQPGEEQKESIASGCRAAFAGGWTQICPMPNTTPPIDSEALVRFELEAARTADAARVIPVGCCTKGRQGKELAELGGMWQAGARAISDDGSWVSDVGLFRRILEYAKTFDLLVMSHCEVPELVSELADEGVVSTRLGLAGAPGVGEAIAAMRDILLAHLTHARLHICHVSSAETVEVLRWAKARGIAVTAETCPHYLALTVEQLNQFDTNYKVNPPLRSEADRKALVRALIDGTIDAIATDHAPHSPEDKDKEFSAAASGIIGFETAFSVLYETLVVKKTLTLPELIARLTVVPAQILGVEPPRIVPEAEANLVVLDTEATWILTEEKIVSRSHNTPWLGKKLRGRVIATLLGESFRLNQ